A region of Paenimyroides aestuarii DNA encodes the following proteins:
- a CDS encoding lipopolysaccharide kinase InaA family protein has protein sequence MKFTVHQIFKRHKAEIGKIIENFEITGDLFVKGNRNTIKTFPLNDLVLNIKAFKKPNLLNAFVYRFIRASKAKRSYEYALKLLDKNIGTPQPIAFAEEHLGLGLGKSFYVCEHIVTEYTYRDLVQNPSLENHEEILRAFTRFCYQLHQAGVEFKDHSPGNTLIKINDDQTYSFYLVDLNRMRFHSELPFEQRMYNLRRLTPKRDMIAIMANEYAKLYTQKTETEIFELLGELTSDFQEKFHRKQRLKKRIKFWKK, from the coding sequence ATGAAGTTTACAGTTCATCAAATATTTAAACGTCACAAAGCTGAAATAGGAAAAATTATTGAAAATTTTGAAATTACTGGAGATTTGTTTGTGAAAGGCAACAGAAACACCATTAAAACTTTTCCGCTAAACGATTTGGTTTTAAACATTAAAGCTTTTAAAAAGCCCAATCTATTGAATGCTTTTGTTTATCGATTTATTCGTGCTTCAAAGGCAAAACGTTCTTATGAATATGCGCTTAAATTACTCGATAAAAATATTGGAACACCGCAACCAATTGCTTTTGCAGAAGAACACCTAGGGTTGGGCTTAGGAAAAAGTTTTTACGTTTGTGAACACATTGTAACGGAATATACTTATAGAGATTTGGTTCAAAATCCAAGTTTAGAAAATCATGAAGAAATTTTGCGTGCGTTTACAAGGTTTTGCTATCAATTGCACCAAGCAGGAGTAGAGTTTAAAGATCATTCACCCGGAAATACGCTGATAAAAATCAATGACGACCAAACCTATTCTTTTTATTTGGTAGATTTAAACCGTATGCGTTTTCACAGCGAATTGCCTTTTGAGCAACGCATGTACAACCTTCGCCGATTAACACCCAAAAGGGATATGATTGCCATTATGGCAAACGAATATGCAAAATTATACACACAAAAAACCGAAACAGAAATTTTTGAGTTGTTGGGGGAATTAACCAGCGATTTTCAGGAAAAATTTCACAGAAAGCAAAGGCTTAAAAAGCGTATTAAATTCTGGAAAAAATAA
- a CDS encoding DUF2007 domain-containing protein: MEHVEIFAGSAIMAMAVKNTLEENNIGYIERNDIESAITAGFGSADKAVHIFVLETDEEKARYALAETNFDDIDEVGDLIDDTSEE, encoded by the coding sequence ATGGAACATGTAGAAATTTTTGCAGGAAGCGCTATTATGGCAATGGCGGTAAAAAACACTTTGGAAGAAAACAATATTGGTTATATTGAACGCAACGATATTGAGTCAGCCATCACCGCTGGTTTTGGTTCAGCTGATAAAGCAGTGCATATTTTTGTTTTGGAAACAGACGAAGAAAAAGCTCGCTACGCTTTAGCCGAAACCAATTTTGACGATATTGATGAAGTGGGCGATTTAATCGACGATACAAGCGAAGAATAA
- a CDS encoding DUF5672 family protein, which produces MKNDTQKVVVLIPIYRDFFDDFEIKSLKSVHNELSNFPIIFIAPESLNTDFLNRYEITFNFEIYRFEDDYFRSIEGYNQLLLSSHFYKAFLNYEYLLICQTDAYVFKNELSSWVSKGFDYIGAPWLDSKKVLFNHTSRSIFNKIKKKIGLKERLYNHINQVGNGGFSLRKTAKFHEISTKEEVAINNFLKNKEKENYHIEDVFWSLYVPQKYPFLKPDYQTAMRFCVDRKPEVAFTYLNGKLPFACHGFNKKGVVKFWSKYIS; this is translated from the coding sequence ATGAAAAATGACACCCAGAAAGTAGTTGTTTTAATTCCTATATACAGAGATTTTTTTGATGATTTTGAAATAAAATCGCTAAAAAGTGTTCATAACGAACTAAGTAATTTTCCTATCATCTTTATTGCACCGGAATCGTTAAATACTGATTTTCTGAATCGTTATGAAATTACTTTTAATTTTGAAATTTATAGATTCGAAGATGATTATTTTCGGTCAATAGAAGGATATAACCAATTATTACTTTCATCACATTTTTATAAAGCTTTTCTAAATTATGAATACCTGCTGATTTGCCAAACCGATGCTTACGTTTTCAAAAACGAATTATCTTCATGGGTTTCCAAAGGTTTTGACTACATTGGTGCTCCATGGCTTGACAGTAAAAAAGTGTTGTTTAATCACACATCAAGATCTATTTTTAATAAAATAAAGAAAAAAATCGGTTTAAAAGAAAGGTTATACAACCATATAAACCAAGTAGGAAATGGCGGGTTTTCTCTGAGAAAAACTGCAAAATTTCATGAAATTTCAACAAAAGAAGAGGTTGCCATCAACAATTTTTTAAAAAACAAAGAAAAAGAAAACTATCATATAGAAGATGTTTTTTGGTCGTTATATGTTCCTCAAAAATATCCTTTTTTAAAACCCGATTATCAAACTGCTATGCGCTTTTGTGTAGATAGAAAACCTGAAGTTGCGTTTACCTATTTAAATGGCAAATTACCTTTTGCTTGTCATGGATTTAACAAAAAAGGTGTTGTAAAATTTTGGTCTAAATACATATCATGA
- a CDS encoding glycosyltransferase, which yields MDLSIVIVNYNSWSVLSNCLESVLSLKSILNIEVIVVDNQSTKNMMASYELKYPTVKWLRNSGNNGFANGCNLGAANAVGDNLFFLNPDTKLNSGVLEHFIKIYDKENIGILSCLQTNNNGTFHKYNLLFPNSLRVFGILRSFERFFKKKQLTQHFKETATRSYPDWISGSAIFISKQNFELIDKWNEDYWMYFEDVDLCKKIQENNLPCVVTKEVSLFHLHGGASRVNPKTKAITKSEVIKSRHVYISNYFSANSQKWLHPLLMTNNLLSVGILSLLSFPLFFLKKLQVNRYKFLELCNYYASALKNKTWLSNRSTNFKFSK from the coding sequence ATGGATTTATCAATTGTAATTGTAAACTATAATTCATGGAGTGTTTTAAGTAATTGTTTAGAAAGCGTTTTAAGCTTAAAGTCAATTTTGAACATTGAAGTTATTGTGGTTGACAATCAATCTACAAAAAATATGATGGCTTCCTATGAGTTGAAATATCCTACGGTAAAATGGTTGCGCAATTCTGGCAATAATGGTTTTGCAAATGGTTGTAATTTAGGGGCGGCAAATGCAGTTGGGGATAATTTGTTTTTTTTAAATCCCGATACGAAACTAAATTCAGGTGTTTTAGAGCATTTTATTAAAATTTACGATAAAGAAAATATAGGAATTTTATCATGCCTGCAAACCAACAACAATGGTACTTTTCATAAATACAACTTACTTTTTCCTAATTCATTAAGAGTTTTTGGAATTTTAAGAAGTTTTGAACGATTTTTTAAAAAGAAACAATTAACACAACATTTTAAAGAAACAGCTACAAGAAGTTATCCAGATTGGATTTCGGGATCGGCAATATTTATATCTAAACAAAATTTTGAGCTAATTGACAAATGGAACGAAGATTATTGGATGTATTTTGAAGATGTTGATCTATGCAAAAAAATTCAGGAAAATAATTTACCTTGTGTTGTTACAAAGGAAGTATCTCTTTTTCATTTGCACGGCGGTGCTTCAAGAGTAAATCCAAAAACAAAAGCAATAACAAAATCCGAAGTAATAAAATCGCGGCACGTTTACATATCTAATTATTTTTCTGCTAACAGCCAAAAATGGCTTCACCCTTTATTAATGACAAATAATTTGTTAAGTGTTGGCATTTTATCGCTGCTTTCTTTTCCTTTGTTTTTTTTAAAAAAGCTACAAGTTAATCGTTACAAATTTTTAGAACTTTGCAATTATTATGCTTCAGCATTAAAAAACAAAACGTGGTTAAGTAACAGATCAACAAATTTTAAATTCTCAAAATGA
- a CDS encoding glycosyltransferase family 2 protein, which translates to MNSNPKISALIITKNEAHNIVELIENLSFADEIIIVDSFSIDATEELAKKFDKVKFYKHKFENYASQRNIALGYATNPWILFLDADERLTPKLATEIQETLKSPTADAYFFYRTYYYKDKPMRFTGLQADKNIRLFKKEVGTYTGLVHEKLMVEGKIASLKNKLIHYSFHDFESYKEKLKNYGKLKAKEKFSKGEKYNVFKHYSHSAYCFLNRFFFRLGFLDGQKGAVISYLMAYSIWERYKEMKRLQKK; encoded by the coding sequence ATGAATAGTAATCCAAAGATTTCAGCTTTAATCATTACTAAGAATGAAGCGCATAATATTGTTGAATTAATAGAAAATTTAAGTTTTGCTGATGAAATTATCATTGTTGATTCTTTCAGCATTGATGCTACAGAAGAATTGGCAAAAAAATTTGATAAAGTAAAGTTTTATAAACATAAATTTGAAAATTATGCTTCGCAACGAAATATTGCTTTAGGCTATGCAACCAATCCTTGGATTTTATTTTTAGATGCAGATGAACGACTTACTCCTAAATTAGCTACAGAAATTCAGGAAACATTGAAAAGCCCTACTGCCGACGCTTATTTTTTTTACAGAACCTATTATTACAAAGATAAACCAATGCGCTTTACAGGCTTACAAGCTGATAAAAACATACGTTTATTTAAAAAAGAAGTAGGTACTTACACCGGTTTGGTTCATGAAAAATTAATGGTAGAAGGTAAAATTGCATCGCTTAAAAACAAATTGATTCACTATTCATTTCACGATTTTGAAAGTTATAAAGAAAAACTAAAGAATTACGGAAAACTAAAAGCTAAAGAAAAATTTAGTAAAGGTGAAAAATACAATGTTTTTAAACACTACTCTCATTCAGCGTATTGTTTTTTAAATCGTTTCTTTTTTAGACTAGGTTTTTTAGACGGACAAAAAGGTGCGGTAATTAGCTACCTTATGGCGTATTCTATTTGGGAACGCTACAAAGAAATGAAGCGCTTACAGAAAAAATAA
- the ettA gene encoding energy-dependent translational throttle protein EttA — protein MSDDKKVIFSMSKVSKTYSSTNKTVLKDIYLSFFYGAKIGILGLNGSGKSSLLKIIAGVDKNYQGDVVFAPGYSVGYLEQEPQLDESKTVIEVVREGMADVVAILDEFNKINDMFGLPEVYEDADKMQKLMDRQADLQDKIDAVGGWELDNKLEVAMDALRCPEPDTPISVLSGGERRRVALCRLLLQEPDVLLLDEPTNHLDAESVHWLEQHLQQYKGTIIAVTHDRYFLDNVAGWILELDRGEGIPWKGNYSSWLDQKAKRLEQEEKTASKRRKTLERELDWVRQGAKGRQTKQKARLQNYDRLLNEDQKQLEEKLEIYIPNGPRLGTNVIEAKGVAKAFGDKILYDNLNFTLPQAGIVGIIGPNGAGKSTIFRMIMGEQTPDAGEFVVGDTVKIAYVDQSHKNIDTEKSIYDNFAEGQELIMMGGRQVNARAYLSRFNFAGSDQNKKVATLSGGERNRLHLAMTLKEEGNVLLLDEPTNDLDINTLRALEEGLENFAGCAVIISHDRWFLDRVCTHILAFEGDSEVYFFEGSFSEYEENRKKRLGDVAPTRIKYKKLVR, from the coding sequence ATGTCAGACGATAAAAAAGTAATCTTTTCAATGTCGAAAGTGAGTAAAACCTACTCATCGACAAATAAAACAGTACTTAAAGATATTTATTTAAGCTTTTTCTACGGAGCTAAAATTGGAATTTTAGGTTTAAACGGTTCTGGTAAGTCATCCTTGCTTAAAATCATTGCAGGGGTTGATAAAAATTACCAAGGCGATGTGGTTTTTGCACCTGGATACTCCGTAGGATATTTAGAGCAAGAGCCGCAGTTAGACGAATCCAAAACCGTAATTGAAGTTGTGCGCGAAGGAATGGCCGATGTGGTGGCTATTCTTGACGAATTCAACAAAATTAACGATATGTTTGGTTTGCCAGAGGTTTATGAAGATGCAGATAAAATGCAGAAATTGATGGATCGCCAAGCAGATTTGCAAGATAAAATTGATGCAGTAGGCGGATGGGAATTAGATAATAAACTAGAGGTGGCTATGGATGCCCTTCGTTGTCCGGAACCTGATACCCCAATTTCAGTACTTTCGGGTGGTGAGCGCCGCCGTGTTGCTTTGTGCCGTTTGTTGTTGCAAGAACCAGATGTTTTGTTGCTAGATGAGCCTACCAACCATTTAGATGCCGAATCGGTGCATTGGTTAGAGCAACATTTGCAACAATATAAAGGAACCATTATTGCCGTAACCCACGACCGTTATTTCTTAGACAACGTTGCTGGTTGGATTCTAGAATTAGATAGGGGAGAAGGTATTCCATGGAAAGGAAACTATTCTTCTTGGTTGGATCAAAAAGCAAAACGCTTAGAACAAGAAGAAAAAACAGCTTCAAAACGCAGAAAAACCCTAGAACGTGAGTTAGATTGGGTGCGTCAAGGTGCAAAAGGCCGACAAACCAAACAAAAGGCACGTTTACAAAATTACGACCGCTTGCTGAATGAAGATCAAAAGCAATTGGAAGAAAAATTGGAAATCTACATTCCAAACGGACCGCGCTTAGGTACAAATGTTATTGAGGCTAAGGGTGTTGCAAAAGCTTTTGGTGATAAAATTTTGTATGATAATTTAAACTTTACGCTTCCTCAGGCTGGTATTGTTGGGATTATCGGGCCAAACGGTGCAGGTAAATCAACCATTTTCCGTATGATTATGGGCGAGCAAACCCCTGATGCCGGAGAATTTGTAGTGGGCGATACGGTTAAAATTGCTTATGTGGATCAATCACATAAAAATATAGATACAGAAAAATCAATTTACGATAATTTTGCCGAAGGACAAGAGTTAATTATGATGGGTGGTCGCCAGGTTAATGCTCGTGCTTATCTGTCGCGATTTAATTTTGCAGGATCAGATCAAAATAAAAAAGTTGCTACTTTATCGGGTGGTGAACGAAACCGTTTGCATTTAGCAATGACGTTGAAAGAAGAAGGAAACGTGTTGTTATTAGATGAGCCAACCAATGATTTGGATATTAATACCTTACGAGCATTGGAAGAAGGTTTGGAAAACTTTGCAGGTTGTGCCGTAATTATATCGCACGACCGTTGGTTTTTAGACCGTGTGTGTACACACATTCTTGCTTTTGAAGGTGATTCTGAAGTATATTTCTTCGAAGGATCGTTTTCAGAATACGAAGAAAACCGTAAGAAACGTTTGGGAGATGTGGCACCAACACGTATCAAATACAAAAAATTAGTACGCTAA
- a CDS encoding glycosyltransferase family 9 protein — protein MKKILVIQQKMIGDVLVSSIICENLAIEFPDAQIDYLIYDTTFPVLLNNHSHYNIIHFTSKQRNSKIELLKFASQIRKENYDVVIDSYSKLESWIITGFSGAKTKISFDKKYINAIYTHVVKRHRQPKTNLGLTIEQRLALLKPLGILSPKILKPTLIVSENEKKQTIELLEKHHIDKRKSLGMISLLGSSESKTYPLEYMAKVIDEIVASKPINLLFNYIPNQINEAKKIFNLCKPETQKHIYFDVIGKSLRDFIGLMNECDFIIGNDGGAINMAKALNKPAFTIFSPVIDKLGWNSFEDGTQYISVHLKDFKPNLFENLSAKDIKIKNEQLYLEFEPKLFNPLLMHFLKHNA, from the coding sequence ATGAAGAAGATTCTTGTAATACAGCAAAAAATGATCGGCGATGTGTTGGTTTCTTCTATTATTTGCGAAAATTTGGCAATTGAATTCCCCGATGCTCAAATTGATTATTTAATTTATGATACAACGTTTCCGGTACTTTTAAACAATCATTCCCATTACAACATTATTCATTTTACAAGCAAACAACGCAATTCAAAAATCGAACTATTAAAATTTGCTAGCCAAATTAGAAAAGAAAATTATGATGTAGTAATTGACAGTTATTCTAAATTAGAAAGTTGGATAATTACCGGATTTTCAGGGGCAAAAACTAAAATTTCGTTCGATAAAAAATATATAAATGCGATTTACACACATGTTGTAAAACGTCATAGACAACCAAAAACGAACTTAGGTTTAACAATTGAACAAAGATTAGCACTTTTAAAGCCTTTGGGTATTTTAAGTCCTAAAATATTAAAACCAACTTTAATTGTTAGCGAAAACGAAAAAAAACAAACTATTGAACTTTTAGAAAAGCATCATATCGATAAAAGAAAATCTTTAGGAATGATTAGTTTATTGGGAAGTAGTGAATCTAAAACCTATCCTTTGGAATATATGGCAAAGGTTATAGACGAAATTGTTGCTTCCAAACCCATAAATTTGCTGTTTAATTATATTCCGAATCAAATCAACGAAGCCAAAAAGATTTTCAACTTGTGCAAACCTGAAACTCAAAAGCACATTTATTTTGATGTGATAGGAAAGTCATTGCGCGATTTCATAGGTTTGATGAACGAATGCGATTTTATTATTGGAAACGACGGTGGAGCAATTAATATGGCAAAAGCATTAAACAAACCTGCGTTTACAATATTTTCGCCAGTTATTGATAAATTAGGTTGGAACAGTTTTGAAGACGGAACACAATATATTTCTGTGCATTTAAAGGACTTTAAACCAAATCTTTTTGAAAATTTATCCGCTAAAGATATTAAAATTAAAAATGAACAACTATATTTAGAATTTGAACCCAAGTTGTTTAATCCCTTATTGATGCATTTCTTAAAACATAATGCATAA